CAGCGCGATGCCCGCGTGATCGAGCAGTTGCCCGACATCAAGGTGCCCTGCCTGATCGTGGTCGGCGCCGACGATACGCCGTTCCTGGCGGCGTCCGACTACATGGCGGCAAAGATCCCTGGCGCACAAAAGGCCGTGATCCCCGCCGCCGGACACGCCGTCAACATCGACCAGCCCAAGGCTTTTGTTGACGCGGTGGTGCCTTTCCTGAAGAACTTGCCGGCATAGGACGATCGGACAGGAACACAAGCCATGAAGCGAGCGATGTTGGCAGCCAGCGCGATGTTGCTCTCGATGTCGGCGCAGGCCGAGCCGTTCGGCGGCGTGCGCCAGCCCTTCGTCACGACCTTGTCGAACAACATCCCGCTCGCCTTCGGCATGGACGCCGGGCAGACGGCGCGCGCTCTCGGACAGCCGCTGCAATATGTGCGAGGCCGGCCCGGCAACGAGATCTACCTCGCACTCCGCAATCTCGGGGGCAGCGGCCTGATCCCCTATCGCCACCGCCTGTTCCTGCAATTCCGTCATGGACGGCTGGCAGGATGGAAGGAGGATTATGGCGAGAACTGGATGTGGGAGTGAGGGCGGCTCTTCAAGATGCAGAGCAATCCCATCTGCGCCGTCGTGCGCTGAAGTTGCCACATCGTCATGGCCGGGCTTATCCCGGCCATCCGCGATCTTTCGAGCGGCACCAAGAACGTGGATGTCCGGGCCTTCGCCTCGCCGAAGCGGCTTCGGCCGCGCAGGCGGGACAAGCCCGGGCATGACGAGTTTGTGGAGCGACCGGAATTCTCCATCAACGACCAACCAAGAAGGACAACCCGCGTGGGACAAGACATCAAACTGACGGCTTCCGACAAATTCCAGCTCGGCGCCTATCGCGCTGACCCCGCAGGCAGCCCCAAGGGCGCGGTGGTGGTGATCCAGGAGATCTTCGGCGTCAATCATCACATCCGCTCAGTCTGCGACCGCCTCGCGGGCGAAGGCTATGTCGCGATCGCGCCGTCGATCTTCGACCGAACCTCGCCGGGCTTCCAGTCGGGCTATACGTCCGACGAGATCGCCGAAGCGCGCAAGTTCGTCGCCAATCCCGATTGGGAGGCGATGCTGCGCGACACCCAGGCCGCGATCGATGCCGTGAAAAGTTTCGGCCCGGTCGGCATCATCGGCTTCTGCCTCGGCGGCAGCATCGCCTTTGTCGCGGCAACGCGATTGTCCGGCCTCAAGGCTGCGATCGGCTATTACGGCGGCGCCGTCGTGCGCTTTGCCGACGAGAAGCCGAAGGTTCCGACGCAGCTGCATTTCGGCGAGAAGGACGCCGGCATTCCCTTGACCGACGTCGAGACCGTCAAAGCAAAGCGCCCGGATGTGGAGGTGTTCATCTATCCCGGCGCCCAGCACGGTTTTCATTGCGACGAGCGGCCGAGCTACGACAAGGCGAGCTCGGAGATCGCCTGGCCGCGTAGCATGGAATTCTTCGCGAAGCATTTGAAATAGCCACCGCCGTCATTCCGGGATGCGCCGCGAAGCGGTGCAGGCCCGGAATCCATAACCACGGACTGGGGTTATGGATTCCCGGCTCGCGCTCCGCGCGCCCCGGAATGACGAGAAACGAGAGAGCAGGAATCGGGTGGCCGCATCCTGCCGCCCGGCGATAGAGCTGGCCGATCAAGCCAATTGACGCCGGGAACTCATCATGCAGCAGGCCAACACGAACATCATCATCCGCAATCCGTTCGGCACCATGGACGTGCCCGCGCCTGATGATCGCGAGGTGATGGATTATGCCGCGACCACATCGCTTGCCGGCGGTGCGGGCGACGTCAACGCTACGACATGGGCCTCCATTGCCGCGCCGTCCGATCCGCTCGAAGGCACTTGGGCGAGCCGCTGGAACGGCGGCGCCGATCCGACCATTGCGGGCGATACGCCGGAGAGGTGGAAAGAGGGGCGCGCGGAAGTCCGTGTCATCGGCGAGCGCCTCTATCTGCGCTTCGACTGGGACCATGGCCGCCGGCACGGACTGATCGATGCTGCGCGCGAGGGTACGCGGCTGGTCGGGAAGTACATCAACCTGACCAACCCCGCGATCATGCGGCCATGGGTCGGGCTCGTGGTCGATGAGGCGCGGATCGACGGATGCTTTCCGAACGGGCGGCTGGATTTCAGGCGGTGAGCACGGACGCAGCGCGCTCGTCTATCCCTCCGTCATTCCGGGGCGATGCCTCAGCATCGAACCCGGAATGACGGCGAGCGTCAGAACCAGCGCTCGCCGACGAACACGGTGTCGCCAGGTGCGAGCGGCGTGCCGAGCGGGACGACGGCGCGCATGGCGCCGCCAGCTTCGGTGTGCGTGACGGTGACCACGTCGCGCTTGGCGCGCGGCGAGAAGCCGCCGGCGATGGCGACGGCGCTTTCGACCGTCATGTTCGGCACATACGGATATTGGCCGGGCGCTGAGACTTCGCCGAGGATGAAGAACGGGCGATAAGTGTCGATCTCGACGGCGACCGAGGGCTCGCGGATGTAGCCGTTGCGCAGGCGCGCGCCGATCTCGCCGGCAAGGCCCGCGGTGGTGCGGCCGCGCGCCGGCACGGCGCCGATCAGCGGCAAGGTGATGGAGCCGCCGGCATCGATGGCATAGCTGTTGGTGAGACCTTCCTGGCCGTAGACCACGACGCGCAGCTTGTCGCCGGCGTCGAGATGATAGGAGGCGTCGTAGCGCACGGGCGCTGCCATCGGCGCGGCATAGCCGACGGGCATCGGTGCAGGCGCGGAGGCAAAGGAATTGCTGAGCGCGGCGATGGCGCCGCCGCCGTTGTTGGCAACGACGACCGGTTGCGGGGCGCCATAGGCCATGGCGTCGAGATCGGAGCGCGGCTGAACATATGCGACAGGGCCGGCGGTCTGCATGCAGCCGCCAAGAGGCAGCGCGGCGGACGCTGCCAAACAGGCTGTCAGGATCGACCATCGAAACGCGCGTGCAACCGGCACCGGACCTATCCCTCGAAACGAGACAGCTCCAGTGATGCACCGGTTATGGTTAATAAAGCGTTGAGCGGGAAGGTGTGAAATGGCGCCGCGCCACGAGCGCGGTGCTCCCCCTCTCCCGCTTGCGGGAGAGGGTTGGGGAGAGGGTATCTCCGCAACGGGACAGTCCCCCAGAGGAGAGAACCCTCTCCCGCATTGCATCTCCGATGCAATGCGACCTCTCCCGCAAGCGGGAGAGGTGCAGCGCGCCGTGGCTCGAGTTAGCGCCTACGCGCTGACGCCCGCGCCGATCGAACAGGACACGCCGGTGCCCCCTAAGCCGCAATAGCCGGCGGGATTCTTCGCCAGATATTGCTGATGGTAGTCCTCGGCGAAATAGAATTCGCCGGCGGGTGCGATCTCGGTGGTGATGGCACCGAGACCTTTTGCGGCAAGCGCCTTCTGATACAGCACCTTGGACTCGTCGGCCGCTTTCTTCTGCGCATCTGAATAAGTGTAGATCGCGCTTCGATACTGCGTGCCGACGTCGTTGCCCTGGCGCATGCCCTGCGTCGGGTTGTGGTTCTCCCAGAACGTCTTCAGCAGCTTCTCGTAGGAAATCTTGCTCGGGTCGAACACGACCAGCACCACTTCGGTGTGGCCGGTGCGTCCCGAGCAGGTCTCTTCATAAGTCGGGTTCGGCGTGTGGCCGCCGGCATAGCCGACGGCGGTGGTGTAGATGCCCTCGCCGAGTTCCCAGAATTTGCGCTCGGCGCCCCAGAAGCAGCCGAGACCGAACACGGCCTGCTCGAGTCCTGCAGGATAAGGCGGCTTGAGCTTGCTGCCGTTGACGAAATGGGTGGTCGCAGTCGGGATGGCTTGCGCACGGCCGGGCAGCGCCTCAGTTGCGCTCGGCAATGCGGTCTTCTTGCGCATGAACAGCATGATGGATCTCCGAAACGAGACGTCCGTCGCGCGAGCCAGATGCTCGGGCGGCGTGCTCGCGATCAGGTGGGAATATAGGTGTCTACGCAAGAGGGAGCAGCGTTGTTACGCAGCGCCCGATACAGCGTTCAGTCGCGCGGGGAATCGAAGATCAATCTCGGGAATATCCGATCAGCGGCTTGCGCGGCCGGAACAGGATCATCAGCAAGATGCCCAAAATGCCGAGTACGGCGAAGACCGGCTGGTCCAGCACCAGGCGGATCACCGAGGTCCAGAGCCAGGGCGCCTTGGCCTCGACCCAGGTCCGGAACGCCGACTGGCTGGCCTGGTTGATGTCGTTCCAGAACTGGCCGAAACGGGTGAAGCGCAGGGTCTGGTCGGCCACCCAGCGGGCGCCGTCATAGACCATGAAGATGAACCCGCCGGCGAGCAGCAACAGCCCAATCAGTCGGAAAAAACCGCG
This is a stretch of genomic DNA from Bradyrhizobium sp. CB2312. It encodes these proteins:
- a CDS encoding polysaccharide biosynthesis/export family protein gives rise to the protein MPVARAFRWSILTACLAASAALPLGGCMQTAGPVAYVQPRSDLDAMAYGAPQPVVVANNGGGAIAALSNSFASAPAPMPVGYAAPMAAPVRYDASYHLDAGDKLRVVVYGQEGLTNSYAIDAGGSITLPLIGAVPARGRTTAGLAGEIGARLRNGYIREPSVAVEIDTYRPFFILGEVSAPGQYPYVPNMTVESAVAIAGGFSPRAKRDVVTVTHTEAGGAMRAVVPLGTPLAPGDTVFVGERWF
- the msrA gene encoding peptide-methionine (S)-S-oxide reductase MsrA, coding for MLFMRKKTALPSATEALPGRAQAIPTATTHFVNGSKLKPPYPAGLEQAVFGLGCFWGAERKFWELGEGIYTTAVGYAGGHTPNPTYEETCSGRTGHTEVVLVVFDPSKISYEKLLKTFWENHNPTQGMRQGNDVGTQYRSAIYTYSDAQKKAADESKVLYQKALAAKGLGAITTEIAPAGEFYFAEDYHQQYLAKNPAGYCGLGGTGVSCSIGAGVSA
- a CDS encoding dienelactone hydrolase family protein; the encoded protein is MGQDIKLTASDKFQLGAYRADPAGSPKGAVVVIQEIFGVNHHIRSVCDRLAGEGYVAIAPSIFDRTSPGFQSGYTSDEIAEARKFVANPDWEAMLRDTQAAIDAVKSFGPVGIIGFCLGGSIAFVAATRLSGLKAAIGYYGGAVVRFADEKPKVPTQLHFGEKDAGIPLTDVETVKAKRPDVEVFIYPGAQHGFHCDERPSYDKASSEIAWPRSMEFFAKHLK